A genomic stretch from Pyramidobacter piscolens W5455 includes:
- a CDS encoding ABC transporter substrate-binding protein yields the protein MSVKKNAVRLFAVMSLALAASAASAAPEQRVVRWNYGTSGNVLVTIAENKGYFKDEGLTIEPVLANANADAMTLLATGKVDVVSNSGTAAPLQQIAAGIDLTIFGGHMVTGCMPVIARAGAEWNGVQSLIGKKFACNPSYFAFTGAVMDLGYKDPLKAVNWVTYSGYNEALAAVVRGEVDYALMGTGQNFNVKKMNDVKIVTYQSEVMPNYSCCRMEAQTEYVKKNPETIKAVLRALLRAQSYYESHRDEAVAMLAKKIGASDEYVAAYMLDTAHYVVNADPLSKSVVRAWGILDKTGFLSENARNIKIEDHIDTELYRQALADVSAAHGSEDPAFYERQRAFFEENN from the coding sequence ATGTCTGTGAAGAAAAATGCTGTCCGTCTGTTTGCCGTCATGAGCCTGGCGCTGGCCGCCTCGGCCGCTTCCGCCGCCCCCGAGCAGCGCGTCGTGCGCTGGAACTATGGCACGAGCGGCAACGTGCTCGTGACGATCGCCGAGAACAAGGGGTATTTCAAGGACGAGGGGCTGACGATCGAGCCGGTTCTCGCCAACGCCAACGCCGACGCCATGACGCTGCTGGCCACCGGCAAGGTGGACGTGGTTTCTAACTCCGGCACGGCTGCGCCGCTGCAGCAGATCGCCGCCGGCATCGACCTGACCATCTTCGGCGGCCACATGGTGACTGGCTGTATGCCCGTGATCGCCCGTGCCGGCGCGGAATGGAACGGCGTGCAGTCGCTGATCGGCAAGAAGTTCGCCTGCAACCCTTCGTACTTCGCCTTTACCGGCGCGGTCATGGATCTGGGCTACAAGGATCCGCTCAAGGCCGTCAACTGGGTGACCTACTCGGGCTACAACGAAGCGCTGGCCGCCGTCGTGCGCGGTGAGGTTGACTACGCGCTGATGGGCACGGGGCAGAACTTCAACGTCAAGAAGATGAACGACGTCAAAATCGTCACCTATCAGAGCGAAGTGATGCCCAACTACTCCTGCTGCCGCATGGAGGCCCAGACGGAGTACGTCAAAAAGAATCCCGAGACGATCAAAGCCGTCCTGCGCGCGCTGCTGCGGGCGCAGAGCTACTATGAGAGCCACCGCGACGAAGCCGTCGCCATGCTGGCCAAAAAGATTGGCGCTTCCGACGAGTACGTGGCCGCTTACATGCTCGACACCGCTCACTACGTCGTCAACGCCGATCCGCTCAGCAAGTCGGTCGTCCGCGCCTGGGGCATTCTGGACAAAACGGGTTTCCTGAGCGAAAACGCCCGCAACATCAAGATCGAAGACCATATCGACACCGAGCTGTATCGGCAGGCACTTGCGGACGTCAGCGCCGCCCACGGCAGCGAGGATCCCGCTTTCTACGAGCGTCAGCGCGCCTTCTTCGAGGAAAACAACTAA